One genomic region from Colletotrichum lupini chromosome 7, complete sequence encodes:
- a CDS encoding glycosyl hydrolase family 45, with product MHLTHPLTLFLPILLSHQVQAQSTSTGSTTRYWDCCKPSCAWPGKIPASSLAAGPVTTCDRSDNPLSDGGATRSGCDSGGGAYMCSAQSPWAVSDDLAYGFAAVRVSGGTEAQWCCACYELTFTSGAVAGKRMVVQATNTGGDLGQNHFDIAIPGGGVGQFNACTDQYGAPANGWGQRYGGVSSRAECDGFPAKLKAGCYWRFDWFKGADNPSVSFRQVTCPAEITNKSGCRRQ from the exons ATGCACCTCACACACCCCCTGACCCTCTTCCTCCCCATCCTCCTCTCCCACCAAGTACAAGCCCAATCCACATCCACAGGCTCAACAACCCGCTACTGGGACTGCTGCAAACCCTCCTGCGCCTGGCCCGGCAAGATCCCCGCCTCCTCCCTCGCCGCCGGCCCCGTGACGACCTGCGACCGCAGCGACAACCCCCTCTCGGACGGCGGCGCCACGCGCAGCGGGTGCGACTCGGGCGGCGGTGCCTACATGTGCAGCGCCCAGTCCCCCTGGGCCGTCTCGGACGACCTGGCCTACGGCTTCGCCGCCGTGCGCGTCTCGGGCGGGACGGAGGCGCAGTGGTGCTGCGCGTGCTACGAGCTGACCTTCACGAGCGGCGCGGTGGCGGGGAAGAGGATGGTTGTGCAGGCTACGAATACGGGGGGCGATTTGGGGCAGAATCATTTTGATATCGCG ATccccggcggcggcgtgggCCAATTCAACGCCTGCACGGATCAGTACGGAGCGCCGGCCAACGGGTGGGGCCAGCGGTACGGCGGCGTCAGCTCCCGCGCCGAGTGCGACGGGTTCCCCGCGAAGCTCAAGGCCGGGTGCTACTGGCGCTTCGACTGGTTCAAGGGCGCCGATAACCCGAGCGTCTCCTTCCGCCAGGTGACTTGTCCGGCGGAGATTACCAATAAGAGCGGCTGTAGGCGCCAGTGA
- a CDS encoding transcription elongation factor S-II: MSTGMDQRELESCIKQLNKVVQANEPPATALALLERLKKEAAPTEEMLRSSRAGVFVGKLRQNSNKEIARAATELVHKWKKLVEAEKQGKIKKGSSPAAPSPTQAPAPKPSSSSALNQPFKGNTETRRAKADGADVKRTNDAVRDSCIELLYNGLSYRSTASVNDVLNKAIEVELAAHSHFKGVTKEYREKLRSLFSNLKVKSNRQLGVNVMEGKITPARFVVMTHEELKSEEQRKKEDALQQENMKKAQVPMAEKSISDALKCGKCGQKKVSYSQAQTRSADEPMTTFCECTVCGNRWKVCWPLFHSLYQLC, translated from the exons ATGTCGACTGGCATGGATCAACGCGAGCTTGAGTCCTGCATCAAGCAGCTCAATAAGGTTGTACAGGCCAACGAGCCCCCTGCAACCGCTCTTGCTCTCCTTGAACGACTCAAGAAGGAGGCTGCCCCCACGGAAGAGATGCTTCGG TCTAGCAGAGCAGGTGTCTTCGTCGGCAAGCTTCGCCAGAACTCGAACAAGGAAATTGCTCGCGCCGCTACAGAGCTCGTCCATAAGTGGAAGAAGCTGGTCGAAGCCGAGAAGCAGGGCAAGATCAAGAAGGGATCGTCTCCGGCTGCTCCGTCGCCGACCCAGGCCCCGGCCCCGAAACCGTCTTCGTCATCTGCGCTGAACCAACCCTTCAAGGGCAACACCGAGACTCGCCGCGCTAAGGCCGATGGCGCCGACGTGAAGCGCACTAATGATGCTGTTCGCGATTCCTGCATCGAACTCCTCTACAATGGCCTCTCATACCGATCCACCGCTTCCGTCAACGATGTTCTTAACAAGGCCATCGAGGTTGAGTTAGCTGCCCACAGCCATTTCAAGGGTGTCACCAAGGAGTACCGTGAGAAGCTGCGCTCCCTGTTCAGCAACCTTAAGGTCAAGAGCAACCGCCAGCTTGGTGTCAATGTTATGGAAGGCAAGATCACTCCTGCTCGGTTCGTGGTCATGACCCACGAGGAGCTCAAGTCGGAAGAGCagaggaagaaggaggatGCTCTGCAGCAGGAGAACATGAAGAAGGCCCAGGTTCCCATGGCCGAGAAGAGTATCAGCGATGCTCTCAAGTGCGGCAAGTGTGGCCAGAAGAAAGTCAGCTACAGCCAGGCGCAGACTCGCAGTGCTGATGAACCGATGACGACATTCTGCGAGTGTACCGTATGCGGTAACCGCTGGAAGGTTTGTTGGCCATTGTTTCATTCTCTTTACCAACTATGCTAA